ACAGCAGGAATGGAAAAGTAAGGATCCGCATACCTTGTGGGTGCGGGTGCTAATCCCCGAGACCCCGACGATGGCTTGGCGAAGGGACCGACGATGGCCTGGGCACCTAGCTAGGGCGCCGGCGGTTTGCCTAGCTTCCGCACGCGAGAGGCACAGGGCGAGCGCACGCGAGAGGGAGGCAGCCGGCACTGCAACTGCTGAAGTCCGTGTGTTTTTCTTATTTTTCAGTTTGGCCCTTCTGTACGTTTAATGCAGCCCGTATCTCCGCCTCCCGCGGCCCGTCTCGACACTTCCATCACCGCCCATCGAAATCCTTCTACCGCCCCGCTCCGTCATCCATGGCTCGTCTGCTCGCGGCGCGAGCCCTTGCGCTGGCCCGCCCCTCGGGGACGCCATCCGCCCTACGCTTCTGCCCCTCCCGTGCGCTGTCggacgaggtggagttcgtcgagaTCGACCTATCCGAGGAGTCCCCTGCCTCTTCATCCGGAGGGGAAGGCGAGGGCGACTCAGCCACGGTTCAGGCGCAGATGGGGTCGCGGCGCCTGGAGGACGCCATCTATGGGGTGCTCGTGCGCCGGGCGGCGCCCGAATGGCTCCCCTTCGTGCCCGGGGCATCCTACTGGGTCCCGCCGTTGCCGCGGCCGCTCGGGGTGGCGAGTCTCCTCGGCGCGGCTGTGTACACCGCGAGGGGCGCCACGGCgatgacggaggaggaggcgttcAGCTTCACTACCGTACGGGGGTGTCCATCCGCGGCGTACTTTGTGGGAGGTGAGGTGGattaagcaagcatttcattgggGTTGCGAAATGATGATGTGTTAGGGCTGCATAGTTTTGATTTGTCACTGAATCATAGTAAGTTTCGGTACTCTTGGGGGTGGGGGGTTTGCAAGTTGTGCAAGAAATTTTTGGGGTGCACTTTTATTTTTATACATGGTTAGCTAAATGATTGTTTATATTGGATTGATGCGTGCTAACTTCAGGTCCACGTTGGACGCATAATTGGTTCGTTTTAGTTTTGGGTGGATGGTTATCGGTGTTTCAGAGATGGGGCCTCTCCAATGCAATGCAAGTGTTGTTCCCAACATTTTTGTTCCTTTATGAGTTTTGATGCGATGAAATAGGTCTAGAACTTATTGGTGCATTGTTTGCACGGATGAAGTTGAAATGTTTCAAAACTTAAGTTGATGTAAAGGAGTAGGCCTGTTCATGGTCCTGTTTGTGCAGGTTTGAGCGGGTTCGCAAACCAAGCCGTGTGCATGTACTCTGGTCTGGGTTGGGTAGCTCTGCACAGGTTAGTAGCTGGTTTCATAACATATATGGTTGGGTCAGTCCAGTCTGGGTTGATGGTTTTTCACGGTTTCTCAGTTGATAAGTCCCATCGCTAGAAGGAAAAACAAAAAAGGAAGGTTCCTAGAATCCCATCCCCTTCAAAGGTAAAACCTGAAACCAACCCAGAATCTCAACAAACACAGGTTtcaccatcagggctataaaGGAGTATGTTTTCTGTCTTAACTTCACCTGATGGTGAAACTTGTGTTTGTTGATAACTTAATGTGAGTCCAATGTACTGCAATGTGCCCTTGCACAATCTAGCTCTTGTAGTTGTAGCTATGAAGGTTGGAGGGTTATGTGTTCCATAACAGGTTCTTAGAATTTTGATATATTATTTTGTGAATGATGACTCGCAACCATGTGAGCACAACTTCATAGGCTCAGTGTATACAAATACAAGTGAATGCTTTCATGAATTGTCATGATCGTAGTTGGCGTATAAGTTTGTCAAAAAAATGGTGATCCTTAATGGCATTGGAACTCAAATGGTAGGATTGCAAACCATAGGATCATAAAAAATAGAATTGCAAAACCATGCTGCTTGGCATATCAATCCTGAAGAAATCTGCATGGAGATTGGTTA
This portion of the Zea mays cultivar B73 chromosome 2, Zm-B73-REFERENCE-NAM-5.0, whole genome shotgun sequence genome encodes:
- the LOC103645967 gene encoding uncharacterized protein isoform X1; amino-acid sequence: MARLLAARALALARPSGTPSALRFCPSRALSDEVEFVEIDLSEESPASSSGGEGEGDSATVQAQMGSRRLEDAIYGVLVRRAAPEWLPFVPGASYWVPPLPRPLGVASLLGAAVYTARGATAMTEEEAFSFTTVRGCPSAAYFVGGLSGFANQAVCMYSGLGWVALHRWSEFLVSLGSKVSRARNGKFLRPVKKSREDATQTDDDDES
- the LOC103645967 gene encoding uncharacterized protein isoform X2, with amino-acid sequence MARLLAARALALARPSGTPSALRFCPSRALSDEVEFVEIDLSEESPASSSGGEGEGDSATVQAQMGSRRLEDAIYGVLVRRAAPEWLPFVPGASYWVPPLPRPLGVASLLGAAVYTARGATAMTEEEAFSFTTVRGCPSAAYFVGGLSGFANQAVCMYSGLGWVALHRKISASSEEIKGRCYSN
- the LOC103645967 gene encoding uncharacterized protein LOC103645967, which codes for MARLLAARALALARPSGTPSALRFCPSRALSDEVEFVEIDLSEESPASSSGGEGEGDSATVQAQMGSRRLEDAIYGVLVRRAAPEWLPFVPGASYWVPPLPRPLGVASLLGAAVYTARGATAMTEEEAFSFTTVRGCPSAAYFVGGKFLRPVKKSREDATQTDDDDES